A window of the Alnus glutinosa chromosome 4, dhAlnGlut1.1, whole genome shotgun sequence genome harbors these coding sequences:
- the LOC133866831 gene encoding nudix hydrolase 18, mitochondrial-like has translation MYVFRAFLKRIRLDFAEKYKMVSMVSSRTGRCLQRYDRKGYRQVVGCIPYRYRDTSQSSSIKELEVLLISSQKGQAMMFPKGGWELDESMEDAAKRETLEEAGVTGKVEKKLGMWLYKSKRCDIMHEGYMFPLRVNKELDQWPEKNLRQRKWMTVAEAGEVCQGAWMKEALDKLVNRQLKPQEANETT, from the exons ATGTATGTTTTTCGCGCTTTCTTAAAGAGAATTCGCTTAGATTTTgcggaaaaatataaaatggtCTCCATGGTGTCCTCCCGCACCGGCAGGTGTTTGCAGCGCTACGATAGGAAAGGCTATCGCCAAGTTGTTGG ATGCATACCGTACAGATACAGAGATACCAGCCAATCTTCTTCCATTAAGGAATTAGAAGTTCTTCTGATTAGTTCACAGAAGGGTCAAGCAATGATGTTCCCAAAG GGAGGTTGGGAACTTGACGAATCTATGGAAGATGCGGCCAAGCGTGAGACTTTAGAGGAAGCCGGTGTTACAGGCAAAGTCGAA AAGAAATTGGGCATGTGGTTGTACAAGAGCAAGAGATGTGACATAATGCATGAGGGCTACATGTTCCCTTTGCGTGTCAACAAGGAGTTAGACCAGTGGCCGGAGAAAAATCTCAGGCAACGGAAATGG ATGACCGTGGCCGAAGCTGGAGAAGTGTGTCAAGGTGCGTGGATGAAGGAAGCTTTAGATAAGCTTGTTAATCGACAATTGAAACCTCAGGAAGCAAATGAAACAACATAG